Proteins encoded together in one Bactrocera neohumeralis isolate Rockhampton chromosome 4, APGP_CSIRO_Bneo_wtdbg2-racon-allhic-juicebox.fasta_v2, whole genome shotgun sequence window:
- the LOC126755528 gene encoding sterol regulatory element-binding protein cleavage-activating protein, with protein sequence MPAVDSSKAFGNSSSYEYNKTTTTAMTTTSGGAASLGNIGGNAAQKRSSTSDTSGLPDAVSHFYYKHGLFLSSYPTCATSIAIMAILLSCYPLINIPLPGTIPTKIMLPFDGRYSLFAEQPQQNVSLVRNFFSPPTSSNFSYDPPFPWAKSSPVFYVQQIMLRTSVLPWTEDMQLMDAYRAPLYEVFKLLEIVRNHESADNKRTLDQSCWHVDNVKRTRDEKVLFPEYNCLLLSPANLWYQDVQNFTNDSNLLNTIFQYHNLQKTKVSIAEMLFGVPMQDSGFKRYPLRSRSRIIQYAITLILKQNDLEYLSTLKHKLFQYYPPLQLNPTTTGDQPTTKAGDDKSAITYIFYPDEFKLWEFMPLAIAFVLLFIYMYFSVRKIEIIRSRLLLAVCAVITVLGSLTMSLGVCSFFGLTISLQSKDVFPYLVILVGLENCLVITKSVVYTQETFDVKIRVAKALSKEGWHISKTLLTEITILTIGCITMVPVIQKFSIFAIIGLLSDFMLQMLLFPTILAMNIKLPEYTTEAKHLPKMMLKCTMTNNTATPPPGGFGMLPNGRNDYRFYDKSQSYMSLAGDVSTTPHHPMNNGGFGMFHRSQSHPKLTFADLNTHPADLTAKTGIQPNKDGRIPKRLRIVNFWARTRFFQRAFMIWMSVWICTIVYNSGCLENLFAMDGNRTSYGKDEAQRYVKTHEQSAVSSFFTNMQHVINGATTAGQDSDGEGGGVKGQRDGRIQKGKKSLLGRQKGSAGDGSVNDTDAELRRLLYPDYEMNYFLSNFHWCAIMKQYNISLSGRYVTLLPTIKLSHPISAEAAVLIRNPKEKVAQNFQWKALAAALDPIDFNDDERRESPMVFPGGTPLYPKSPMEFFFVISMCLISIFVLSYTMVVFYRCICTRNYAEWRSSWYESSEIQQKTEHILEGVPTKIVGHKHTIECLITDGSHIISCCLRGQIKVWDSRSGENLTTIHREHMQIATKREDEQVALERLPYSPIWCMNAFDNLVAVGCANGRIELWEMPDGILKCISPGEVKSNQGITHIYINGDRVIVARLCGRLEFFRLETYCKGQQIDWNFTSAYRRTHTRTSSAGSIGLMHHTQQQRGYFAGQSPPPSNKEEMKITLEAVRFAHQQPITCMEVSNGMVFTGSQDHTLKVYSLTNANIEYTLHGHCGPITCLFVDHWQPGTGGSGSQDGMLCVWDLFTGACMYNIQAHDGAVTALVCAPTYVISLGVDERICVWERFQGNLLTTINILNAYSRLLMLTPSLLVTCKMGSLIVWDVRTGEPAREVKLDRANSLLCPKTLMLTGDAVVCDYGNELRVVRFPVVSDKYS encoded by the exons TTACCCTCTCATAAATATTCCGCTACCCGGTACCATACCCACCAAAATTATGCTGCCCTTCGACGGCCGTTACTCACTTTTCGCagaacaaccacaacaaaatgTCTCATTGGTTAGGAATTTCTTCAGCCCCCCCACGAGCAGCAATTTCAGCTATGATCCACCATTTCCTTGGGCAAAAAGTTCACCTGTATTCTACGTACAACAGATAATGTTACGCACTAGTGTGCTACCCTGGACCGAAGACATGCAGCTAATGGATGCCTATCGTGCGCCGCTTTACGAAGTTTTTAAATTGCTGGAAATTGTGCGTAATCATGAAAGCGCCGACAA CAAACGCACATTGGATCAATCTTGCTGGCATGTGGATAATGTGAAGCGTACGCGCGATGAAAAAGTATTATTCCCCGAATATAATTGCTTGTTACTGTCGCCGGCGAATTTATGGTATCaagatgtgcaaaatttcacgaATGACTCAAATTTATTGAACACCATCTTTCAATAtcat AATCTCCAAAAAACCAAAGTCTCCATCGCCGAAATGCTCTTCGGCGTACCAATGCAAGACAGCGGCTTCAAGCGTTATCCACTTCGTTCGCGTTCGCGTATAATACAATATGCCATCACATTGATACTGAAGCAAAACGATCTGGAGTATTTAAGCACACTAAAACATAAACTTTTCCAGTACTATCCGCCCCTGCAACTTAATCCAACAACAACGGGAGAtcagccaacaacaaaagccGGTGATGATAAATCGGCCATCACTTACATTTTCTATCCAGATGAGTTCAAACTGTGGGAGTTTATGCCGTTAGCGATtgcttttgtgttgttgttcatttatatgtatttttcggtgcgaaaaatcgaaataatacGCTCGCGTCTCTTACTCGCAGTTTGTGCTGTTATAACAGTGCTAGGCAGTCTGACCATGTCGCTGGGCGTTTGCTCATTCTTCGGCCTCACTATCAGTTTGCAATCGAAGGATGTGTTTCCCTATTTGGTTATATTAGTTGGTCTAGAAAATTGTCTAGTTATAACGAAGAGCGTCGTTTATACGCAAGAGACTTTTGATGTGAAGATACGTGTCGCCAAAGCGCTCAGCAAGGAGGGTTGGCACATTTCCAAAACGTTGCTAACCGAAATCACCATACTCACCATTGGTTGCATCACAATGGTGCCGGTCATACAAAAGTTCAGCATATTTGCCATTATCGGTTTACTCTCTGATTTCATGCTGCAAATGTTGCTTTTCCCTACCATACTCGCAATGAATATCAAACTTCCCGAATACACGACCGAAGCGAAGCATTTGCCAAAAATGATGTTAAAATGCACAATGACCAATAACACGGCAACGCCACCGCCTGGTGGTTTCGGTATGCTGCCGAATGGACGTAATGACTATCGTTTCTACGATAAGAGTCAGTCGTATATGTCCTTAGCGGGGGATGTCTCGACCACACCGCACCATCCCATGAACAACGGTGGCTTCGGCATGTTCCATCGTTCACAATCGCACCCAAAACTAACATTCGCCGATCTCAATACACATCCAGCGGACTTAACCGCAAAGACTGGAATTCAACCGAACAAAGATGGACGTATACCGAAGCGACTGCGCATAGTTAATTTCTGGGCGCGTACGCGCTTCTTTCAGCGTGCATTCATGATTTGGATGAGCGTTTGGATATGCACGATCGTTTACAATTCGGGCTGTTTGGAGAATCTATTTGCAATGGATGGCAATCGTACGTCGTACGGTAAAGACGAAGCGCAACGATATGTCAAGACACACGAACAAAGCGCAGTTTCGAGCTTCTTCACAAATATGCAGCATGTAATAAATGGCGCAACAACAGCTGGACAGGACAGTGATGGTGAGGGCGGGGGAGTGAAGGGACAACGCGATGGCCGTATACAGAAAGGCAAAAAATCGCTACTTGGCAGACAGAAAG GCTCCGCCGGCGATGGATCCGTTAATGACACAGATGCCGAGCTCCGTCGTCTGCTCTATCCAGACTAtgaaatgaattattttctctcaaattttcacTGGTGCGCTATTATGAAACAATATAATATTTCGCTGAGTGGTCGTTATGTAACTTTGCTACCCACTATCAAGTTATCGCATCCTATTAGTGCCGAAGCGGCTGTGCTCATACGCAATCCCAAAGAGAAGGTAGCGCAAAACTTCCAATGGAAAGCGCTTGCCGCAGCACTTGATCCCATTGATTTCAATGACGATGAACGCCGTGAATCGCCCATGGTATTTCCAGGCGGCACACCACTCTACCCCAAAAGTCCGATGGAATTCTTTTTCGTCATTTCCATGTGTTTAATCAGCATTTTTGTGCTCAGCTACACAATGGTCGTTTTCTATCGTTGCATTTGCACACGCAACTATGCCGAATGGCGTTCCAGTTGGTATGAGTCATCGGAGATACAACAGAAAACTGAGCATATACTCGAGGGTGTTCCCACGAAAATTGTCGGCCACAAGCATACGATCGAATGTTTAATAACCGATGGTTCCCATATCATCAGCTGTTGTCTGCGTGGCCAAATAAAGGTGTGGGATTCACGCAGCGGTGAGAATTTGACGACAATTCATCGTGAACATATGCAGATAGCAACAAAGCGTGAGGACGAACAGGTGGCGCTCGAGCGTTTACCCTACTCGCCAATCTGGTGTATGAACGCGTTCGATAATCTTGTGGCGGTGGGCTGTGCAAATGGGCGTATCGAGTTGTGGGAAATGCCAGACGGCATCTTAAAG TGCATTTCACCTGGCGAAGTGAAGTCCAATCAGGGCATAACGCACATCTATATAAATGGTGATCGGGTCATTGTGGCGCGCTTGTGTGGGCGCTTAGAGTTCTTCCGACTTGAAACCTATTGTAAAGgacaacaaattgattggaatTTCACGTCGGCATATAGAAGAA CGCACACACGCACCAGTTCAGCTGGTAGTATCGGGTTAATGCACCATACGCAACAACAACGCGGATATTTTGCTGGTCAATCGCCGCCTCCCTCTAACAAGGAAGAAATGAAAATCACCTTAGAAGCCGTGCGTTTCGCACATCAACAGCCCATTACCTGCATGGAGGTGTCCAATGGTATGGTCTTCACTGGTAGTCAGGATCACACACTTAAA GTGTACAGCCTAACAAATGCCAACATCGAATACACACTACACGGTCATTGTGGGCCAATAACGTGCCTTTTTGTCGACCACTGGCAACCTGGCACGGGTGGCTCTGGTTCCCAGGATGGTATGCTATGCGTATGGGATTTGTTCACTGGCGCTTGCATGTACAATATACAAGCGCATGATGGTGCCGTCACGGCGTTGGTGTGCGCACCCACATATGTTATTTCTTTGGGTGTTGATGAGCGTATTTGTGTATGGGAACGTTTTCAAGGCAACCTATTGACTACTATCAATATATTGAACGCTTATTCGCGTTTATTGATGTTGACACCATCGTTGCTTGTCACTTGCAAAATGG GTTCCCTCATCGTTTGGGATGTGCGCACTGGTGAACCAGCGCGTGAAGTTAAACTTGATCGCGCGAATTCTCTACTCTGTCCGAAAACTTTAATGCTCACTGGTGATGCTGTTGTGTGCGACTATGGGAATGAGTTGCGTGTGGTGCGTTTTCCTGTCGTTTCAGACAAATACAGTTGA
- the LOC126755544 gene encoding UPF0587 protein GA18326, which yields MVRIGLQISATLENIDRLETNHPDYPFFVKIKCSNCGEPSDKWHDITESERMQASAEARNPEGFNFYMKCKMCGRENSIDIVEKTNSPYTHEDAGKFKTIVVFDCRGVEPIDFSPRNGWIVRSAENGQTFEDVDLSEDDWVEYDQKNKESIGVYEFASQFVKLKK from the exons ATGGTTCGCATTGGTTTGCAAATCTCTGCTACTTTAGAGAATATCGATAGACTGGAAACAAATCACCCGGATTATccgttttttgtgaaaataaaatgcTCTAATTGTGGTGAGCCGTCAGACAAATGGCACGACATAACGGAATCAGAGCGTATGCAAGCAAGTGCTGAAGCACGAAATCCTGAAGGTTTCAACTTTTATATGAAATGTAAAATGTGTGGCCGTGAAAACAGCATTGATATAGTGGAAAAAACGAATT CGCCTTACACACATGAAGATGCGGGCAAGTTCAAAACAATTGTGGTCTTCGATTGCCGTGGAGTGGAGCCTATTGACTTTTCACCGCGTAATGGCTGGATAGTGCGTTCTGCAGAAAATGGTCAAACGTTCGAAGATGTGGATCTATCCGAAGACGATTGGGTTGAATATGATCAGAAGAATAAAGAATCTATTGGTGTATATGAATTCGCGTCGCAATTtgtaaaattgaagaaataa
- the LOC126755545 gene encoding COP9 signalosome complex subunit 9 produces the protein MKPTPAADEMFSTDMEESGSSSGLLIDLPTNEKQVHADFYNDFEDLFDDDDDVPAKTIG, from the exons ATGAAGCCAACACCGGCTGCCGATGAAATGTTCAGCACGGATATGGAAGAG TCGGGTAGCTCCTCAGGTCTACTAATTGATTTGCCAACTAATGAGAAGCAGGTGCATGCCGACTTCTACAACGATTTCGAGGATTtatttgatgatgatgatgatgtgccAGCAAAGACTATTGGTTAA